From Candidatus Hydrogenedentota bacterium, one genomic window encodes:
- a CDS encoding DUF2147 domain-containing protein, whose protein sequence is MKWKLAVVLGCLAGAAFAVEESEVLAEWVVESGDARVEIYQGAGGTYEGRLCWLKEPEYPAGDPEAGKPKRDRENPDKALRDRPIQGLVFMTGFRYDGDGKWKGGKVYDAESGKTYSCKMTLKDRDTLEIRGYIGVSLLGRNQTWKRHTPQ, encoded by the coding sequence ATGAAGTGGAAGCTGGCTGTGGTGCTGGGGTGTCTGGCGGGCGCGGCGTTTGCCGTGGAGGAGTCGGAGGTGCTGGCGGAGTGGGTGGTGGAGTCGGGGGACGCGCGGGTGGAAATCTACCAGGGTGCCGGCGGCACCTATGAGGGGCGTCTGTGCTGGTTGAAGGAGCCGGAGTATCCCGCGGGGGACCCGGAGGCGGGCAAGCCGAAGCGCGACCGGGAGAACCCCGACAAGGCCCTGCGCGACCGTCCGATCCAGGGGCTGGTCTTTATGACCGGGTTCCGGTACGACGGCGACGGCAAGTGGAAGGGCGGCAAGGTGTACGACGCCGAGAGCGGCAAGACCTACAGCTGCAAGATGACGCTGAAGGACCGGGACACCCTGGAAATCCGGGGGTACATCGGCGTCTCCCTCCTGGGCCGCAACCAGACCTGGAAGCGCCACACGCCGCAGTGA
- a CDS encoding 5-formyltetrahydrofolate cyclo-ligase produces the protein MSPDLNAKRVQHDKRALRREALARRKALPRAEKARHDRVIRDLVLGLEAVRGAGALLTYVSSLENETDTWAVLRAFLSQERPVFVPLTGERFGEMTFARILSPDELRPRRFGLLEPDPAARRADPVPENAVCLVPGLAFTRTGYRIGYGGGYFDRFLAAFKGVSVGLAYALQVVDTVPVLPHDTPVDLLVTEEGAVDCAAERGLRG, from the coding sequence ATGTCGCCGGACTTGAACGCAAAGAGGGTTCAACACGACAAGCGCGCCCTGCGCCGCGAGGCACTGGCGCGGCGGAAAGCCCTGCCCCGCGCCGAGAAGGCGCGCCATGACCGCGTCATCCGCGACCTTGTGCTGGGCCTTGAAGCCGTCCGGGGGGCCGGAGCGCTGCTCACCTATGTCTCCTCCCTGGAGAATGAGACGGACACCTGGGCCGTCCTGCGGGCCTTTCTCTCCCAGGAGCGGCCGGTTTTCGTGCCCCTCACGGGGGAGCGCTTCGGGGAAATGACTTTTGCGCGGATACTGTCGCCCGATGAGCTGCGCCCCAGGCGCTTCGGCCTGCTGGAGCCCGATCCGGCCGCCCGGCGCGCGGACCCGGTCCCGGAAAATGCCGTGTGCCTGGTGCCCGGGCTCGCATTCACCCGGACCGGCTACCGCATCGGCTACGGCGGCGGATACTTCGACCGGTTCCTCGCCGCGTTCAAAGGGGTTTCCGTGGGGCTGGCCTATGCGCTCCAGGTGGTGGACACGGTTCCCGTGCTGCCCCACGACACGCCGGTGGACCTGTTGGTGACCGAGGAAGGGGCGGTGGACTGCGCCGCCGAGCGCGGCCTCAGGGGGTGA
- a CDS encoding inositol monophosphatase: MREIQLIETFLGEAAEYVREKYGRREMITVASKGDPGDLLTEVDLTVQKRFVDALREAFPTDLVVGEEGALSRLPDDPNVRAWVIDPLDGTYNFVRGMTPVFGVSVAFVELGLARAAGVVFPLSGDLFLAEQGSGSYRNGARLRVSEVQHLEEACVEVDFSTIHDRRTFVSRAVNVMRQAGQIRCLGAAVGGICQVATGDADGYLHMSLYPWDYAAAQLIAEEAGAMATRLDGSPLRVFDGREGVLVTNGAVHDAVLGLITP, from the coding sequence ATGCGTGAAATTCAGCTGATTGAGACCTTTCTCGGAGAGGCCGCCGAATACGTCCGGGAGAAATACGGCCGGCGCGAGATGATCACCGTGGCGTCCAAGGGCGATCCCGGCGACCTGCTGACGGAGGTGGACCTCACGGTGCAGAAGCGCTTTGTGGACGCCCTGCGCGAGGCGTTCCCGACGGACCTCGTGGTCGGCGAGGAGGGGGCCTTGTCACGGCTTCCCGACGATCCGAACGTGCGCGCCTGGGTCATTGACCCGCTGGACGGCACCTACAACTTCGTGCGGGGCATGACCCCCGTGTTCGGCGTCTCGGTGGCTTTTGTGGAGCTGGGCCTGGCCCGCGCAGCGGGCGTGGTGTTCCCCCTGTCCGGCGACCTTTTCCTGGCCGAGCAGGGCTCGGGAAGCTACCGCAACGGCGCGCGCCTGCGCGTGTCGGAGGTGCAGCATCTGGAGGAGGCCTGCGTTGAGGTGGATTTCAGCACCATCCACGACCGGCGCACCTTCGTGAGCCGCGCCGTCAATGTGATGAGGCAGGCGGGCCAGATCCGCTGCCTGGGCGCCGCCGTCGGCGGCATCTGCCAGGTGGCCACGGGCGACGCGGACGGCTATCTCCACATGTCGCTCTACCCCTGGGACTACGCGGCGGCCCAGCTCATTGCCGAGGAGGCGGGCGCCATGGCCACCCGGCTGGACGGGTCGCCCCTGCGCGTGTTCGACGGGCGCGAGGGCGTGCTGGTCACCAACGGCGCGGTCCATGACGCCGTGCTGGGCCTGATCACCCCCTGA